From the Lathyrus oleraceus cultivar Zhongwan6 chromosome 4, CAAS_Psat_ZW6_1.0, whole genome shotgun sequence genome, one window contains:
- the LOC127137172 gene encoding uncharacterized protein LOC127137172, with product MAEKEQDMERVNEELTDLRGNIGQIMEMLQVIRAKMDTQPTIVYEIVNPVITPQPAVTTPATWPPFGLPYGFVPPPQGQSTQRTISLTTEVNQVIPTFAPTAMHTRVQPYFDDHQQVYDIPDMSEEGDERHEKLRENVETIEKRLRAMEGDQIFCAAAREMCLVSGLVIPAKFKTPNLDQYEGATCPKSHLIMYYRKMAAHVDNDKLMIHCFQDSLKGASSKWYLTLDQTHIRCFQDLSDAFIKQYKYNMDLAPDRRFLL from the exons ATGGCCGAGAAAGAGCAAGATATGGAAAGAGTCAATGAAGAGCTTACAGATCTACGTGGGAATATAGGTCAAATCATGGAGATGTTGCAAGTGATACGTGCAAAGATGGATACTCAACCCACAATTGTTTATGAGATCGTCAATCCGGTGATTACTCCTCAGCCAGCAGTTACTACTCCAGCAACTTGGCCTCCCTTTGGTCTTCCTTATGGGTTTGTGCCTCCTCCTCAAGGACAGTCCACTCAACGCACAATTTCATTAACTACTGAAGTTAATCAAGTGATTCCCACTTTTGCACCCACTGCCATGCACACTCGAGTTCAACCGTACTTCGATGATCATCAACAAGTGTATGATATACCTGATATGTCTGAAGAAGGTGATGAAAGACATGAAAAGCTGAGAGAAAATGTTGAAACCATTGAGAAAAGGCTGAGAGCAATGGAAGGTGATCAGATCTTTTGTGCTGCTGCCAGAGAAATGTGCCTTGTATCTGGATTGGTGATCCCCGCAAAATTCAAGACACCCAACCTTGATCAATATGAAGGAGCTACTTGTCCCAAAAgtcatctcatcatgtattaTAGAAAGATGGCAGCTCATGTGGACAATGACAAACTCATGATCCATtgtttccaagacagtttaaAAGGTGCCTCTTCCAAATGGTACTTGACCCTTGATCAGACTCACATCCGTTGTTTCCAAGATTTGTCTGATGCTTTCAtcaaacaatacaagtacaacatggatcTAGCTCCTGATAGAAG gtttttactttaa
- the LOC127137173 gene encoding uncharacterized protein LOC127137173 → MDFGRKKTQKYTFKRPKLEDLRTLGSLVVDTEAFSKRYGHLLSLLKINMTNGLLSTLFQFYDPVYHCFTFPDYQLMPTLEEYSHLIGVPISSQAPFYGLEEDPKDQDIAKATHLKMSEIRDHMTTKGKMLGLTAKFLMNKAQYFARMRSVDAFEAVFALLIYGLFLFPSFDDFVAMDAIKIFLIGNPVPTLLADAYHSVHMRNSNSGGMITCCMPMLYKWFISHLPMSHAFWDLKDGLLWSHKIMSLTHSDIVWYSRDYDGVSIIDSYGGFPNVPLLGTKGGISYNPILARRQLGYPMRDKPKNIHLEGLFFKDCEDCKVLKEKIVHAWRHVHKLEKKVLGKTNCVSLEPYLKWVQDRAINLKIPYPRQEPLPLVDKKHTYIFMIDVEKLKIALTKAQRERDAWKNKYQIINNEDEELQRKLTMKIKEELSNKKRKVQEDLFSFGVQSDTPWKLIVDNLVLEKVEMEEQIKKLNLRLLGESP, encoded by the coding sequence ATGGATTTTGGAAGGAAAAAGACTCAAAAGTACACTTTCAAGAGGCCTAAGTTAGAAGACCTAAGGACATTGGGATCTTTGGTTGTTGACACAGAGGCTTTCAGCAAAAGATATGGACATTTGCTCTCTCTTTTGAAGATCAACATGACAAATGGACTTCTTTCTACTTTGtttcagttttatgatcctgtTTATCACTGTTTCACTTTCCCCGACTATCAGCTTATGCCAACACTTGAAGAATACTCTCATTTGATTGGTGTTCCTATTTCTAGTCAAGCTCCATTTTATGGTTTGGAGGAAGATCCCAAAGATCAAGATATTGCAAAGGCTACTCACTTGaaaatgtcagagatcagggATCACATGACCACAAAAGGAAAAATGCTTGGTTTGACAGCTAAGTTTCTAATGAACAAAGCTCAGTATTTTGCTAGAATGAGGAGTGTTGATGCGTTTGAGGCTGTTTTTGCTCTACTTATCTATGGATTGTTCCTCTTTCCTAGTTTTGATGACTTCGTTGCCATGGATGCCATCAAGATCTTCTTAAtaggaaatccagttcctacttTGCTTGCTGATGCCTATCATTCTGTTCATATGAGGAATTCTAATAGCGGGGGAATGATTACATGTTGCATGCCTatgttgtataagtggtttatttctcacttgcccATGTCTCATGCTTTTTGGGATCTTAAGGATGGTCTTTTATGGTCACATAAGATTATGTCTCTCACACATTCAGATATTGTTTGGTATAGTCGTGACTATGATGGAGTTAGTATCATTGATAGTTATGGAGGATTTCCTAAcgtacctcttcttggtacaaaagGAGGCATCAGTTACAACCCAATCCTAGCTCGTCGTCAACTCGGTTATCCAATGAGAGATAAGCCAAAGAATATTCACTTGGAGGGTTTATTCTTTAAGGATTGTGAAGATTGCAAAGTGCTTAAAgagaagattgtgcatgcttggcgCCATGTTCATAAGCTAGAAAAGAAAGTTTTAGGGAAGACAAATTGTGTCTCTTTAGAACCTTACCTTAAATGGGTGCAAGATAGGGCCATCAACTTGAAAATTCCTTATCCTCGCCAAGAGCCTTTGCCTTTAGTTGACAAAAAACATACCTATATCTTCATGATTGATGTAGAGAAGTTGAAGATTGCTTTGACCAAAGCGCAGCGAGAAAGGGACGCTTGGAAGAACAAGTAtcaaatcatcaacaatgagGATGAAGAACTTCAAAGGAAGTTAAcgatgaagattaaagaagagcTCTCCAACAAGAAGAGGAaggtgcaagaggatttattttctTTTGGCGTTCAGTCAGATACTCCTTGGAAGTTGATCGTGGACAACCTCGTGCTCGAGAAGGTTGAGATGGAAGAACAAATTAAGAAGCTCAACTTGAGGCTACTAGGGGAATCTCCTTAG